The Apium graveolens cultivar Ventura chromosome 11, ASM990537v1, whole genome shotgun sequence genome has a window encoding:
- the LOC141696873 gene encoding scarecrow-like protein 13, producing MQTFHGSQSSGTTQRLYHQPMQQVEPHCVSRFKILNNNVSSDNSSQGTADSSHYNEQFFTLDSSPADYVSYDSPSGASISSNRSPLSPQYSQSYRSDQHLSPENTNGSPVSGSSMIDDGIVLKHILRELESKLLSEDDDVCSYSFNSMNPEVTSLTKSDRLMQMIPRLDVKQVLLACAEATADSDISNVAPLINVLERMVSVTGEPMQRLGAYMMEGIKARLLSSGSIIYKKLKCNEPTSSELMSYMGVIYQIVPFYKFAYMSSNVIIKEAIENEPRIHIIDFQIAQGSQWVSLIQDLSSRPGGPPMIRVTGVDDSNSAYARGGGLQLVGQRLTKVAESCGVPFEFHGAAINGSEVKLENLSVRHGEALVVNFPYVLHHMPDESVSTANHRDRLLRLIKSLSPKVVTLVEQESNTNTSPFLPRFRETLDYYTAMFEAIDASRSRDDRQRISAEEHCVARDIVNMIACEGAERVERHELFGKWRSRLSMAGYTQCQLSYTVGGVVQDMLKEYSGNFRLEHRNGALFLRWKNRDLVTCSAWR from the coding sequence ATGCAAACATTCCATGGAAGTCAGAGTTCAGGGACCACACAGAGGTTGTATCACCAACCAATGCAGCAGGTGGAACCACATTGTGTGTCTCGCTTTAAGATATTGAACAACAATGTCTCCTCAGATAATAGCAGTCAAGGGACAGCAGATTCATCTCATTACAATGAGCAGTTTTTCACCCTCGACTCATCTCCTGCTGATTATGTTAGCTATGATTCCCCTTCTGGTGCAAGCATCTCGTCTAATCGAAGTCCTCTATCTCCCCAATATTCTCAGTCATACCGGTCAGATCAACATTTATCTCCTGAAAATACGAATGGGTCACCAGTAAGTGGCTCTTCCATGATTGATGATGGCATTGTACTGAAGCACATTCTGAGGGAATTAGAAAGTAAGTTGCTTTCCGAAGATGATGATGTTTGCAGTTACTCCTTCAACAGTATGAATCCAGAAGTCACTTCTTTGACGAAGTCTGATAGATTGATGCAAATGATTCCAAGGTTGGATGTGAAACAAGTGCTTCTTGCCTGTGCTGAAGCAACAGCAGATAGTGATATATCAAATGTAGCCCCGCTAATTAATGTATTGGAACGAATGGTTTCAGTTACTGGGGAGCCTATGCAGCGGTTGGGTGCATACATGATGGAAGGGATTAAAGCAAGATTGTTGTCTTCTGGGAGCATAATTTACAAAAAGCTGAAATGCAATGAGCCCACAAGCTCTGAACTGATGTCTTACATGGGTGTCATCTATCAAATTGTTCCGTTTTACAAATTTGCCTACATGTCTTCCAATGTTATCATTAAAGAAGCCATAGAAAATGAGCCCAGAATCCATATTATTGATTTTCAAATAGCGCAAGGTAGCCAGTGGGTATCCCTCATCCAGGATCTCTCATCTCGGCCTGGAGGGCCCCCAATGATTCGCGTCACAGGAGTTGATGATTCCAATTCAGCTTATGCTCGAGGTGGGGGCCTTCAACTGGTTGGGCAAAGGTTAACAAAAGTTGCAGAATCATGTGGGGTACCGTTTGAATTTCACGGTGCTGCCATAAATGGTTCAGAGGTCAAGCTTGAAAACCTTAGTGTTCGCCATGGTGAGGCGCTAGTTGTGAATTTTCCGTATGTGTTGCACCATATGCCAGATGAAAGTGTAAGCACCGCAAATCATCGGGACCGGTTACTGAGATTGATTAAGAGTTTGTCCCCAAAGGTGGTGACCCTTGTTGAGCAAGAATCCAACACCAACACTTCTCCATTCTTACCCCGGTTCAGAGAGACACTCGACTATTACACAGCCATGTTCGAAGCAATTGATGCATCTCGCTCTAGAGATGATAGGCAGAGGATAAGTGCAGAGGAACATTGTGTGGCACGAGACATTGTCAACATGATAGCATGTGAGGGGGCAGAGAGGGTGGAAAGGCATGAACTTTTCGGGAAGTGGAGGTCAAGACTTTCGATGGCTGGATATACACAATGTCAGCTGAGTTACACCGTGGGAGGCGTCGTACAAGATATGTTAAAGGAGTATAGTGGGAATTTTAGGCTTGAACATCGCAATGGGGCGTTATTTCTTCGATGGAAGAACAGAGATTTAGTTACTTGTTCGGCATGGAGGTGA
- the LOC141698311 gene encoding putative pumilio homolog 20 isoform X2, with translation MENHNAPLYSTSSNFRDFDNVLTSLQNLDLDNVVYNNQESSLRNLDHGVFDGSCYSSYSPELQYVDWSNNVHRPQVQSDWSSSAVHRPQVLDHAGPWGRHGSAENLYSCVPSVLKNPVGTSTFLDDERMRTSPFSECSGMNNVANQYSGIPVPCDAARAYDPRYLGGYSTSQNGYCSPGLSQTRSNGQNGYHDQGFTQKKSNVGNGYCNQGSRNANYVPSMACLANPLYIVSTAMMKEGSMCLQNLLLDGNQEHKTAILVGVLDHIYQLIMDQYGHHMIDKLIESCGEYELQQILEKLAAEPDLLVTAACSKEGSSSLQKLIKHLKKSPQRFRLTSALAPKVVELATNKTARHVFKECLNLLGSQANMVLYEEAIKHFDTLARDEVGCLALNDCIDFATNYLERERILQLVIDNAVSLAYDPYGNYIVQNAVKIPECGDQICRKLRGHYIYLSTKKSGSHVVEKCMEACSSAVMQGLEEILEKKQALELACNEYGNYVIQTALRATQAQNCNLQLRNSLIKALLPGLDRLRDTKAGRNLASRIQDLAYPRHR, from the exons ATGGAAAACCATAATGCCCCATTATATTCAACTTCCTCGAATTTTCGAGATTTCGATAATGTCCTAACGTCTCTGCAAAATCTTGATTTGGACAATGTGGTTTACAATAATCAAGAAAGTTCTTTGAGAAATCTTGATCATGGTGTTTTTGATGGTTCATGTTACTCTTCTTATTCTCCTGAACTTCAGTATGTTGATTGGAGCAATAATGTTCATAGGCCACAAGTTCAGAGTGATTGGAGCAGCAGTGCAGTTCATAGGCCACAAGTTCTTGATCATGCTGGCCCCTGGGGACGCCATGGTAGCGCGG AGAATCTATATTCGTGTGTGCCTTCTGTGCTGAAGAATCCTGTCGGTACAAGCACTTTTTTGGATGATGAGCGAATGAGAACTAGTCCTTTTTCTGAATGCTCCGGGATGAACAATGTGGCAAATCAGTATTCAGGAATACCAGTGCCATGTGATGCAGCCCGTGCATACGATCCAAGGTACTTGGGTGGTTACAGTACGAGTCAGAATGGATATTGTAGTCCAGGGCTATCTCAAACAAGGAGTAATGGTCAGAATGGATACCATGATCAAGGGTTTACTCAAAAAAAGAGTAATGTTGGGAATGGATACTGTAATCAAGGGTCGAGGAATGCAAATTATGTCCCGAGTATGGCATGCTTAGCCAATCCGCTGTATATTGTATCAACAGCAATGATGAAGGAGGGCTCGATGTGTTTGCAGAATCTTTTGTTAGACGGAAATCAGGAGCATAAAACTGCTATACTTGTGGGAGTTCTTGATCATATATACCAGCTAATAATGGATCAATATGGACACCATATGATTGACAAGCTTATAGAATCTTGCGGAGAATATGAACTGCAGCAAATTCTGGAGAAGCTTGCAGCTGAACCTGACTTACTAGTCACAGCTGCCTGTAGCAAGGAAGG CTCAAGTTCGCTTCAGAAACTCATTAAACACCTCAAGAAGTCACCACAGCGCTTTCGTTTGACATCAGCTCTTGCACCTAAAGTTGTGGAGCTAGCAACTAACAAAACAGCCAGACATGTTTTTAAAGAATGTCTCAACTTGCTTGGTTCTCAGGCAAACATG GTACTGTATGAAGAAGCAATTAAACATTTTGACACATTGGCCAGGGATGAAGTAGGTTGCCTGGCCTTGAATGACTGCATCGATTTTGCAACCAACTATCTCGAAAGGGAAAGAATTCTACAGCTGGTTATTGATAATGCAGTCTCTCTTGCATATGATCCTTATGG GAACTATATTGTGCAGAATGCAGTTAAGATTCCAGAGTGTGGTGATCAAATCTGCAGAAAACTGAGGGGTCACTACATATATCTGTCCACGAAGAAATCTGGCAGTCACGTTGTGGAAAAATGCATGGAGGCATGTAGTTCTGCAGTGATGCAAGGCCTTGAAGAGATCCTGGAGAAAAAACAGGCACTTGAACTTGCTTGCAATGAGTATGGTAACTACGTGATCCAAACAGCTCTACGTGCAACACAG GCGCAGAATTGTAATTTACAGCTTCGTAACTCTCTCATAAAGGCCCTTTTACCAGGCTTGGACAGGCTGAGAGACACTAAAGCAGGAAGAAATTTGGCTAGCAGGATACAAGACCTGGCTTATCCCCGACATCGATGA
- the LOC141698311 gene encoding putative pumilio homolog 7, chloroplastic isoform X1: MENHNAPLYSTSSNFRDFDNVLTSLQNLDLDNVVYNNQESSLRNLDHGVFDGSCYSSYSPELQYVDWSNNVHRPQVQSDWSSSAVHRPQVLDHAGPWGRHGSAENLYSCVPSVLKNPVGTSTFLDDERMRTSPFSECSGMNNVANQYSGIPVPCDAARAYDPRYLGGYSTSQNGYCSPGLSQTRSNGQNGYHDQGFTQKKSNVGNGYCNQGSRNANYVPSMACLANPLYIVSTAMMKEGSMCLQNLLLDGNQEHKTAILVGVLDHIYQLIMDQYGHHMIDKLIESCGEYELQQILEKLAAEPDLLVTAACSKEGSSSLQKLIKHLKKSPQRFRLTSALAPKVVELATNKTARHVFKECLNLLGSQANMVLYEEAIKHFDTLARDEVGCLALNDCIDFATNYLERERILQLVIDNAVSLAYDPYGYLSIFFVDSREYLINDTYILEISTMNRCLFPSRNYIVQNAVKIPECGDQICRKLRGHYIYLSTKKSGSHVVEKCMEACSSAVMQGLEEILEKKQALELACNEYGNYVIQTALRATQAQNCNLQLRNSLIKALLPGLDRLRDTKAGRNLASRIQDLAYPRHR; encoded by the exons ATGGAAAACCATAATGCCCCATTATATTCAACTTCCTCGAATTTTCGAGATTTCGATAATGTCCTAACGTCTCTGCAAAATCTTGATTTGGACAATGTGGTTTACAATAATCAAGAAAGTTCTTTGAGAAATCTTGATCATGGTGTTTTTGATGGTTCATGTTACTCTTCTTATTCTCCTGAACTTCAGTATGTTGATTGGAGCAATAATGTTCATAGGCCACAAGTTCAGAGTGATTGGAGCAGCAGTGCAGTTCATAGGCCACAAGTTCTTGATCATGCTGGCCCCTGGGGACGCCATGGTAGCGCGG AGAATCTATATTCGTGTGTGCCTTCTGTGCTGAAGAATCCTGTCGGTACAAGCACTTTTTTGGATGATGAGCGAATGAGAACTAGTCCTTTTTCTGAATGCTCCGGGATGAACAATGTGGCAAATCAGTATTCAGGAATACCAGTGCCATGTGATGCAGCCCGTGCATACGATCCAAGGTACTTGGGTGGTTACAGTACGAGTCAGAATGGATATTGTAGTCCAGGGCTATCTCAAACAAGGAGTAATGGTCAGAATGGATACCATGATCAAGGGTTTACTCAAAAAAAGAGTAATGTTGGGAATGGATACTGTAATCAAGGGTCGAGGAATGCAAATTATGTCCCGAGTATGGCATGCTTAGCCAATCCGCTGTATATTGTATCAACAGCAATGATGAAGGAGGGCTCGATGTGTTTGCAGAATCTTTTGTTAGACGGAAATCAGGAGCATAAAACTGCTATACTTGTGGGAGTTCTTGATCATATATACCAGCTAATAATGGATCAATATGGACACCATATGATTGACAAGCTTATAGAATCTTGCGGAGAATATGAACTGCAGCAAATTCTGGAGAAGCTTGCAGCTGAACCTGACTTACTAGTCACAGCTGCCTGTAGCAAGGAAGG CTCAAGTTCGCTTCAGAAACTCATTAAACACCTCAAGAAGTCACCACAGCGCTTTCGTTTGACATCAGCTCTTGCACCTAAAGTTGTGGAGCTAGCAACTAACAAAACAGCCAGACATGTTTTTAAAGAATGTCTCAACTTGCTTGGTTCTCAGGCAAACATG GTACTGTATGAAGAAGCAATTAAACATTTTGACACATTGGCCAGGGATGAAGTAGGTTGCCTGGCCTTGAATGACTGCATCGATTTTGCAACCAACTATCTCGAAAGGGAAAGAATTCTACAGCTGGTTATTGATAATGCAGTCTCTCTTGCATATGATCCTTATGGGTATTTGTCAATTTTTTTTGTTGATTCACGTGAATATTTGATCAACGATACCTATATATTAGAAATTAGTACTATGAATCGATGTCTCTTTCCTTCCAGGAACTATATTGTGCAGAATGCAGTTAAGATTCCAGAGTGTGGTGATCAAATCTGCAGAAAACTGAGGGGTCACTACATATATCTGTCCACGAAGAAATCTGGCAGTCACGTTGTGGAAAAATGCATGGAGGCATGTAGTTCTGCAGTGATGCAAGGCCTTGAAGAGATCCTGGAGAAAAAACAGGCACTTGAACTTGCTTGCAATGAGTATGGTAACTACGTGATCCAAACAGCTCTACGTGCAACACAG GCGCAGAATTGTAATTTACAGCTTCGTAACTCTCTCATAAAGGCCCTTTTACCAGGCTTGGACAGGCTGAGAGACACTAAAGCAGGAAGAAATTTGGCTAGCAGGATACAAGACCTGGCTTATCCCCGACATCGATGA